The DNA segment GTCGCTGACCTACGACAAGGCGCTGAAGCACTTCTCGTTCCGCTATGTCGTCGTCTCCGACGCGGCGGACGGCGAGGAGATGGCGGGCGCCATCGCCGAGGACCGGGCCGAGTCCGCGCTGAAGGAGCTGGGGCACGGCTTCGGGCCGCTGCGCTCGACCGTGACGGACATGGACACCATGAAGATCAACCGCAAGGGCCGCTGACCGGCCCGGCAGCAGCCCGGCCCCGTCCAGGAGCTGGCCACCGATCGTCCGGCGGCACAGCTGTCAGCGGACCGTCATCTCCGCGGTGAACGCCCAGCGTTCGTGGTCCCGCCAGGCTCCGTCGATGAAGAGGAAGTCCGGCGAGTACCCCTCCAGCCGGAAGCCGGCGCGGCGGACCAGCGCCAGCGATGCCAGGTTGGCGGGCTGGACGTTGGCCTCGAGGCGGTGCAGGCCGAGCGGCCCGAAGGCATACGCCATCACCAGGCGCAGGCCCTCCCCCATCAGGCCCCGGCCCGCGGCGTGCGCGAACGCGCCGTAACCGAGCGCCCCGCTGCGGAACGCGGCCTCGACGATGTTGTTGATGTTGATGAACCCCGCGATGCGTCCGGCCGCATCGCCCTCGCGTTCGCAGACCAGGAAGCCCGCCTTGGCGGGGTCCTCGATCAGCCGCCGGGCGTAGACGAGATAGCTCTCCTGGTCGGCGGGCGGGGCGAGCCAGGGCTGCTGCAGCTCCCTGCTCTCGCGTACCAGCGCGGTGAATTCCCCGGCGTCCTCGTACGAGAAGGGGCGTACGCCCACCCGGGGCCCGGAGGCGAGATATGCGATGGTGTCTGACATCGGGCCAGGCTACGGTCTCGCCCGACGCTTCAGACCAGGGCCGGGACGTCCAGCGTGAGGGTGCCCGCACCGGCGTCGAGGACGGCGGGGACGCCGAGCGGCATCGTCTGCGCCGTGGAGCAGTGCCCGAAGCCGAACTCCCCGGCCACCGGGACACCGAGACCGCCGAGCCGGTCCAGCAGCACCGCCCGCACCTCGTCGCCCGGAGTGCAGCCCTCCCAGGAGCCGAGTGCGATGCCCGCGACCCCGTCCAGCAGCCCCGAGCGGAGCAGCTGAGTGAGGATCCGGTCGATGCGGTAGCCCTCCTCGCCGATGTCCTCGATCAGCAGCAGCCCGCCGCGCCCCGTGGGGCGGGCGTGCGGTGTGCCGAGCTCGGCGGCGAGCAGCGAGACGCAGCCGCCGAAGGTGACGCCGGCCGCCCGCCCGGGGACCAGGGTGCGGGCGGTGCCGAGGCCGAGCGTGCGGACCGTGTCGGGCTCGAAGAGCGTGGCGCGCAGGGACTCCTGCGTCTCCGCGTTCTCGATGAAGCTGAGCGCCGCGGTCATCGGTCCGTGCAGGGTGGCGAGGCCCATCCGCACCGCGAACGCCTCGTGCAGCGCGGTCACATCGCTGTAGCCGACGAACACCTTGGGCCCGGCGGCGCGCATCGCCGCCCAGTCCACCAGGTCGGCCATGCGCTGTGCGCCGTATCCGCCGCGCGCGCAGAGGACCGCGGAGAACCCCGGGTCGCACCAGGCCGTCTGGAGGTCGCGGGCGCGCGCCTCGTCCGCGCCCGCCAGATATCCGAACCGCGGGTGCCTGTCGAGCACATGGGGCATCACCACCGGGTCCAGGTCCCAGCCGCGGAGGATGGCGAGCCCGGCCGTGAGCCGCTCCTCCGGGACCGGCCCGCTGGGCGACACGACGGCGACCCTGGCCCCCGGCCGCAGCCGGGCCGGCCGGGTCAGCGGGACGAGGGCGGGCGCGGTGCGGCCGGGCGGCGCGGGACCGGGCGCAGCGGCGGACGGCAGCGTGAGGGACGGCTGTGCGAGGGGTGCCGTGGTGCGGGGTGCCGGGGGGCTGCTCACTTGTTCAGCTCCAGGGCGGTGATGTCGGGCCGCTCGATGCCGAAGGTCTGCGCGTACAGGGAGAGTTCGGCCTCCAGCGCGCGGATCATGGTGTCGGCCCTGCGGAATCCGTGCCCCTCACCCTCGAACGTGAGGTACGCGTGCGGTACGCCCCGGCCCGCCATCCGCTCCAGGAACCGCTCGCACTGCACGGGCGGGCAGATCACGTCGTCCAGCCCCTGGAGCAGCAGGAACGGCGCGGACACCCGGTCCGCGTGCTGGGCGGGCGAGCGGTCGCGGTAGCGGTCGGGGACCTCGGCGAACGGGCCGATGAGGGTCTCCAGGTACTGGGACTCGAAATCGTGGGTGCCGTCCTCGGACGCCCAGTCGGTCAGATCGAGGATGGGGTACATGATGGTGCCGCAGGCGTAGACGCCGGACGACGCCAGCGAGGCGGCCGAGGTCCAGCCGCCCGCGCTGCCGCCGCGGATCGCGAGCCGCGCCCGGTCGGCGCTGCCCTCGTCCGCGAGCGCCCCGGCGACGGCCGCGCAGTCCTCCACGTCCACGACGCCCCACTGGGCGCGCAGCCGGTTGCGGTACTCCCGTCCGTAGCCGGTCGAACCGCCGTAGTTCACCTCGGCCACGCCGATGCCGCGCGAGGTGAAGTAGGCGATCTCCAGATCGAGGACGAGCGGCGTACGGCTGGTGGGGCCGCCGTGCGCCCAGACCACGAAGGGCGGCAGTTCACCGTCCGGCGCGGTCCGGTCCGGGCTGTGCGGCGGGTGGATGTGGGCGTGGATCTCGCGGCCGCCGGGCCCGGTGAACGTGCGGCTGCGCGGATCGGGGTAGTAGGCGGGGTCCACCGCGTCCCGGTGCGGGGCGCCGATGACGCGGGTGTGGCCGGTGCCGGTGTCCAGCTCCACGATTTCGAACGTGGAGCGCGGGCCTGCCGCGAGGCCGACCACCCGGCTGCCGTCCGCGGACAGGGCCGGGGCCCACTCGCTCCAGGGGCCCGGCGCGTCGACGAGTTCGCCGGTCTCCGGGTCGAGCACACCGAGCGAGGTGGTGCCCGCTCCGTGGACGACCGCGATCAGTCCGTCGTCCAGCGGCTCGAACCACTTCTGGCCGACCTTCCAGAGCGGTCCGCCGAACTCCTCGTCGCGGGGGCAGAGTGCGACGGCGGTGCCGTCCTGATCCGCCCGGTAGAGATTCCACCAGCCGGTGCGGTCGGACGCGAACAGCAGCCGCCCGTCCGCCGCCCAGCCGACCTGGGCGACGGACTCGTCGGGTCCTCCGGCGAAGTGCCGGGCCCCCTCGAAGCGGCCGTCGCCCGTGACGTCGGCGACCATGACGTCGCTCCCGTCCCACGGCATCCGCGGATGGTCCCAGCCCAGCCACGCGGCGCTCCGCCCGTCCGGCGAGAGCCGTGCGCCGGTGACGAAGCGGTGCCCGCCGTCGGAGAGTTCACGTACGGCCGTGCGGTCCCCGGCGGCCGAGCCGTCCAGCGGTACGGCCGCGATCACCCGGCGTACATCGGTCGGCGATCCGCCGGTGAACTCCTCCAGTACGCACCAGACTTCACCGCGGTCCAGGTGGATCGCCGGGTCCACCCAGCGCAGCCCGCCGCCCACGGCGGAGACCGGGGTGAGCGGCCTCGGCTGCGCCGTGCCGCCCCGCGCGTCCGGCTCGTACGCGTAGAGCCGCTGGTCGGCGAAGTGGACGAAGACCACGAGTGGTCCGCCCGAGGGACGCGCCACCCCGGCCCAGGGCTGTCCGCCGTACTCCATGACCCGGCTCCGGACGTTCCACGGAGCGGGCAGCGCCGTCTCCTCGCTGCCGTCCTCCCGCCGCCGCACCAGCGCGCGGCGGCCGCCCTCGGCGGGGCGCGGCGCGGTCCACCACACCTCCTCACCGACCGTGCCGACGAACTCGGGACGGCCGTCCTGCGACGCGGCGAGCGCGGCGTCGATCGGCGAAGGCCACGTTCCGTAGGCTCCGGTGGATGTCATGCTGACAACTCCCCTATGCAGTACGCAGATAGTGGTCGAGCACCCGGACGCCGAAGTGCAGCGCGTCCACCGGCACCCGCTCGTCGACCCCGTGGAACAGGGCCTGGTAGTCGAAGCCGATGGGCAGCCGCAGCGGCGAGAACCCGTACCCGGTGATCCCCAGCCGGGAGAACTGCTTGGCGTCCGTACCCCCCGACATGCAGTAGGGCACCACATACCCCTCCGGGGCGAACTTCTCGACGGCCGCGCGCAGTTTCGCGTACGTGGGCGAGTCGACCGGTGCCTGGAGCGCGACCTCGCCGTGGTCGAACTCCCAGTCGACGTCCGGCCCGGTGAGCCGGTCGAGGGTCGTACGGAACTCGTCCTCGCCGCCGGGCAGCATCCGGCCGTCGACGTACGCCGTCGCGTGCCCGGGGATCACATTGACCTTGTAACCGGCGTCCAGCATCGTCGGGTTGGCGCTGTTGCGGACGGTCGGCTCGACCAGCGCGGCGGACGGGCCCAGCTTCGCGAGCAGTGCGTCCACGTCGAAGTCCGGATCGGTGGTGTCCACTTCGATGCCGTGCAGTGCGGCGATCTCGGTGAGCGCGGCCCGCACGGTCGGGGTGAGCCGCACCGGCCACTCGTGTTCGCCGATCCGGGCGACGGCGGCGGCGAGCCTGCTGACCGCGTTGTCCCGGTTGACCTTGGAGCCGTGTCCCGCCCTGCCGTGCGCCGTCAGTTTGAGCCAGGCCGTGCCGCGCTCACCGGCCGCGATGGGGTAGACCGGCAGATCGGGGCCCGCGTGGAAGGTGAAGGCACCGGACTCGCTGATCCCCTCGGTACAGCCCTCGAAGAGTGCGGCGTGGTGGTCGGCGAGGAAGCCCGAGCCGTCGATGGCACTCGCCTCCTCGTCGGCCGTGTAGGCGATGACGATGTCGCGCCGGGGGCGCACGCCCTCCCGCGCCCAGGCCCGCACCACCGCCAGGACCATCGCGTCCATGTTCTTCATGTCGACGGCGCCGCGGCCCCAGACCACCCCGTCCCGGATCTCTCCGGAGAACGGGTGCACGGACCAGTCGTCCGGCTCGGCGGGCACCACGTCGAGGTGCCCGTGGACCAGCAGCGCGTCCGCCGACGGGTCGGTGCCCGGGATCCTGGCGACCACGTTGGTACGTCCGGGAGTGCGCTCCAGGAGCGTCGGCTCGATCCCCGCACCGGCCAGCCGCTCGGCGACGTACTCCGCGGCGGGCCGCTCCCGGCAGTCGCCGCCGCCCCGGTTGGTCGTGTCGATCCGGATCAGCTCCGAGGTGAAGTCCACCACCTCGTCGAGCGCCCGGACATCCAGCGGGACCGCTTCCATCGGGTTCACGTCAGCCATACTGTTCCTCCACCGCGGACGAGACGAGCGTCGTGACCGCCTTGAAGGTCCGAATGCCCTCATACATCGTCTCGCTCGTGTAGGCGACACGCCGTTCGGCCGTGCGCCTGACCCCCGGAACGACGGTCGCCGCACCCACCAGATGCTCCGCGTCGAACTCCAGCTCCACCGTGAAGGCCGTACCGGTCACGGGTTCGTGTCGCACGGCGAGCGCGGTGGCGTCCGCCGCGGCCGACCGGATGTCGGAGGCCGTACGGGCCGGGGTGCGGCAGACCGCCGCGTACCGCGATACGTGGTCCTTCACCGCGACCGTACGGGCCCCGGGCGCGTAGCCCAGCGCATCGGCGCAGGCCAGGTCGTCGCCGGTGACGAGCACCACGGGGACTCCGTACTCGGCGACGACATGTGCGTTGAGAAGGCCCTCGCTCGCCCGTACGCCGTTGAGCCAGACCCCGGTGATCGAGTTGGCCAGGTAGGTGTGGGCGAGTACACCCTCCATGCCGGCGCCGGTGTGGTACCCGACGAAGGCGATCCCGTCGACGTCGCCGTGCTGGACGCCCTCCACCATCGACAGCGACTTATGACGGCCCGTGAGCATCTGGACCCGCTCGTCGAGCTGCTCGATCAGGAGATTGCGCATGGACCAGTGGGCCTCGTTGATGAGCACCTCGTCGGCGCCCCCGTCGAAGAACCCGAGGGCGGCGGCGTTCACGTCGGACGTGAACAGGGACCGGCAGCGCTCCCACTGCGCACTGCCGGGCAGCACGTCACCGGGCCAGGTCACACCGGTCGCGCCCTCCATGTCGGCGCTGATGAGGATCTTCATAGCGCCCCACCGTACTCGCCGGTGAATGCCCAGGCCAGGGACTGTGCGGCCACCAGAGGTACACACCACTGGCACCGGTTCTCCGGCCCTCGGGCAGGGCCGACACAACACGGAGCGCCCCCGTCCCCCGCCAGTTCGGGCGGCGGGGACGCCTCGCGCTTCCCGCGGCGGGACATCGGGGCACGCGCCAGCGGTCCGGTTGGTCTGGATCAGCTAACTTCCCGGGATCCTGCGCATCCACGGGTCGCACGGGGAATACCGGATCAAATCGACTCTTCTCCCCGGGGCGCACTTGATGGCGACTGCTCTGTTCGCACCGGACACCCGGCGGCCGACAGTGGTCGCCGTGCAGCTGCTGCTGGTGGCCGCCGCGTACTACGGAGCGGCGCGCCTCGGCCTCCTCAGGGAGGTGGTGGTCGACGGTGCGGTGATCACACCGCTCTGGCTGCCCACCGGTGTCGCACTCAGCGCCCTGCTCTATCTGGGACTGCGTATCTGGCCCGGCATCGCCGTCGGTGCCCTGCTGTCCATCGCCACGATCAACAACACCCTCACGGAGCCCGGTGTCACCATTGCGGCAGGCAACACCCTGGCTCCGGTCTGCGCGTTCCTGCTGCTGCGCAGGGTGGGCTTCCGCCCGGAGCTGGACCGGCTGCGGGACGGTGTGGCTCTGGTCTTCCTGGGCGCCATGGTGGCGATGCTGGTCAGTGCGAGCGTCGGCTGCGGCACGCTGGCGGCGACCGGCAAGCTCCCCCTCCGGGACTTCGGGCCGGTCTGGTCGGCGTGGTGGGCCGGTGACGCGATGGGGGTGCTCGTCGCCACTCCGGTCCTGCTCGTGCTGCGCAGAGCCAGGCTCCCCCGGGCCACCGACCGGTGGCTCGAGGCGAGCGCACTGGCCGTCGTCGCGGTCGTGGTCACCGTGGTGGCCACGCGGAGCACACTCGCCCTTCTCTTCCTCGTGTTCCCGCTGCTCATCTGGGCCGCACTCCGCTTCGAGCTGCCGGGCAGCGCACCCTGCGCCTGTCTGGCCTCCGTGCTCGCCGTCCTCGCGGCGACCGGCTACAACGGCCCCTTCAGTCACCGGACCCTGTTCGAGGCGACGGCCAATGTGGCCGTGTTCAACGGTTCGGTGGCGCTGACCGCCCTGCTGCTGTCCGCGATCGTCACCGAGCAGAAGAACATCCGCGGCAAGATCGAGCTGGCCTGTCTGGAACTGGCCGATCTGGTCGAGCAGCTCGCTCCCGGGCAGGTGGACATCCTGCCGCCCTACGACGACGGACCCGGCTGACCCACCCACCCGGGTGTTCTCAGGAAGCGGTGTTCTCAGGAAGCAGTGTTCTCAGGAAGCGGCGGCGAGCACGAACCAGCGGGCCGGCAGATCGATCCGGGTGCCGTCGGCCAGGTGTTCGGTCTGGGCCAGCGCCGTGTCACCGCTCGCCAGCACCGTCAGCCCCGCGCCGAGGAGCAGTTCGCGTACCTCCTCCTCCGAGGCGTCGGCCGGTTTGAGCCCGTGTTCGATGACCCTGCGCAGTTTCCCGGGCGGCCCGCCGAGGGCTTCCGACGCCTTCTGGAGCAGCTCCTTCGACGCGGGCGTCAGCTCCACGACGAAGGCCCGCCCCCGCGCGCCCAGCAGCGCCGCGACAGCCGCGGCGACGGCCGGGCGCGCCTCGGGTTCGCTCTGGTGGATGACCGCCCGCATATAGACGTTGGTGTCGCCGATCCGCCGGCTCAGGTCCCGCACCGCGTCCGCGTCGACCAGGTCGAGCTGCGCGAACTCGGCCACGCCCGCGGTGTCCGCCCGGCGGGCGTGCCCGATCGCGGCGTGCGAGAGGTCCACGCCCAGCGCGCGGGCGAAGACGGTGGACAGGTAGCGGGTCTGGGTGCCGTTACCGCAGCCGAGGTCCACGACCGGCAGTGCGGTGTCGGCGTACGGCAGCAGCAGCTCGGTGTGCGGTACGGAGGTGAGCGAGGGATCCGAGTCCCAGATCGCCTCGCCCGGGGTGTCCGATGTGGCCGACCAGAACCCTTCCCACGCCTTCCGGTACTGCGACGACACGTCCATACGTACTCCCAAAGTCCATGACACCCGCGGTGCTCTGCCGGAGAACGACTACCGCTCCGGCGTGGATGCGGGCAAGAGCGCGGACGGACTCGGACGTCCGTGGCGGCCCCTCTCACCCGGTGCCGGCTCCGGAGTGCGCCATCCGGGTCAGCGTCTGTTCGAACCAGACCGTCTTGCCGTGCGCGGTGGCGCTGGTGCCCCACTCGCGGGCGAGACCGCTCACCACCAGCAACCCGCGGCCGGACTCGTCGTCGCCGGACGCGCCGAGCAGCACGGCGGGCGCCGGTTCGTCGTCGCTGACCTCGCAGAGCAGGGCGGCCGTCCTGACCAGCCGCAGCCCGACGTCGTGGGTACGGCCGTGCCTGACGGCGTTGGTGACCAGTTCGCTGACCATCAGCTCGGCCTGCCCCACCGCGTCCGGCAGTCCCCAGTCGAGCAGCTGCCCGCGGACCAGCCGCCGGGCCCGCGCCACTTCGCGGGGGTCGAGGGCGAGCCGCCACTGTGCGACGTCGTCGGCGGGGATCCCGTTGACCCTGGCCATCAGCAGCGCCACGTCGTCCTTGCGGCCGCCGCTCGGGTTCAGCGCCCGGATGATCGTGTCGCAGGCGTCGTCCATGGAGGCGGCGGGGTGCGCGGCCGATGCGCAGAGCGCGGCGAGCCCGGCCCCGATGTCCTGGCCGCGCACCTCGACCAGACCGTCGGTGCAAAGGACCAGCCGGTCACCGGGGCTCACCCGTACGGTCGCGGTCTCGAAGGCGACACCCCCGACGCCGATGGGCGCACCGGTCGGCAGATCGAGCAGCTCGGCCCGGCCGTCGGCGGCACGGACCAGGACCGGCGGGATGTGTCCGGCGTTCGCGATCTGGAGTTCGGCGCGGATCGGGTCGTAGACGGCGTACAGACAGGTCGCCAGATACGTCTCACCGAGCCGCTGCGCCAGGTCGTCCAGGTTGCGCAGCAGCTGGGCGGGGGGCATCTCCATGGTGGCCATGGTCAGTACGGCCGTGCGCAACTGGCCCATCATCGCGGCCGAGTTGAGCCCGTGCCCCATGACGTCACCGACGACGAGCGCGGTCCGCGAACCGGGCAGCTTCACCGAGTCGAACCAGTCGCCGCCGACGCGTCCGAGCCGGGCGCCCGGCAGATAGCGGGTGGCGATGTCACAGCCGGCCATCCGCGGTTCGACCGTGGGCAGCATGCTGTCCTGGAGCGTCTCGGCGACGTTCTCCTGATAGGTGTACATACGGGCGTTGTCGAGGACGAGCCCGGCGCGGGCGGCGAGTTCGGCGCCGGTGGTGCGGTCCATGGCGTCGAAGGGCTCACGGCCCGGCCGGCGCATCAGCACCATGAAGCCGAGCACCACGTCACGGGCCTTCAACGGCACGATCAGCAGCGACCGGTGGGTGATCAGCGGCCGCAGGTCGCGCTTCTCGAACTCGCCGGAGATCCGGTTGCTCAGCTCCTCGTCCACGTGCCGCACGAGAACGGGCTCGCCGGTGACCATGCACTGGAAGAACGGGGTGTGCTCGGGGAACGCGATGGCCTCGCCCACCGGCACGGTGTCGTCCCAGCGGCCCGGTTCGTCGTTGTGCTCGACCCAGACCCGGTGCCAGACGGTGGTGACGTCGGGCGGTCCGTCGGGGAAGCCTTCGCCCGCGAGCACCGCGGCGCGCAGATGCGTGCCCGCGAAGTCGGTGAAGCGCGGAACGGCGGCGCTGGTCACCTCGCGGATGGTGCGTTCCAGGTCGAGGGAGGTCCCGATCCGCCCGCTGGCCTCGTTGAGGAACTCCAGCCGCTCGCGGACCGCGGCGTACTCCAGGTCGAGTTCGGGGCGGGGCGCCGCACGGACCGCGAGGGAGGCGTCGGGCGTGTCCCGGGGACCGTCACCGGCCGGGCCGCGCGGGGTGTGTCGCGGCACACCCCAGTCCGGGGTGACGGGGGCCTGTTCGCGTCGGCTGAACTCCACTACGGGATAGCCCAGTTCGAGGACCTGGGCGACGATCCCGGTCGCTTCCCGGACGCTCATGTTCGGCAGGATCTCCGGGAGCCGTCCGGCCAGCTCCCGGTAGCCCGGGAAGTCCGTGTGGAGCGCGAAGGCCGGGGCTATGGTCCCGGGGGCTCCGCCCTCGCCGCCGTCCGCCAAGAGCGCCGCGTCGGCCGCGAGGACGAGGAGGCGCCCGGGATCGGGGCCGATCAGTGGGTACGCCCACCAGAGCACGTCGATACGGCCGTGCAGCGGCTCGTCCAGCCGGGCCCGGCCGGCTGACGGATAGGCGACGATCCCGCTGATCGAGCTGTCGAGTTCGGGGCCGAAGTCCGCGTACGAACCGTCCGGCCCGCGCTCCCCCTCCCGGCGCAACACCCCGGAGACCGGGAGCAGTTCACCGGCGGCGCAGCCGACCGCGTCCTGCCGCGGGACACCGAAGAGCCGGCGGGCACCCGTCGACCAGTGCGAGACCAGCCCTTCGGCGTCGACGACCACCACGGCGAGCGGCACACGGCCCGCCGCGGCATCACGCCGCCGGTCCGGCCTCTGCGGTGGTACACCAACGTCCATGGCTGGAAGGCTCCTTCCCGGCCGCATGGCTCTGCGGTACGTGGCTCCACCGTACGGCTCCGCCCGCGGCGCCCGGGGGGCATCGGCGGAATCGGCCCCTGCGGGTGGTGCGCCCGGCGTGCGCCGGGCCCGGCGCACCCGCCGCGGGGCCGAACCGCACGAGCCGGTCCCGGTGGATCAGTCCTCGTGTCCGAGCTGGAGATCGCGCTCGGTGCGCCCGCCGCCCGCGACCTGGAGCACCGTTGCCACCGGCGGGTAGCCCGCCGCGATCACCGTGTACTCACCGGACGACAGATCCACGAAACGGAACGTGCCGTCCGGGCCCGTGGTGAGGGTGTCCACCACGTTCCCCGCCGCGTCGAGCAGCGTCACCCGCGCGTCCTCGACCGGCCTGCCGCCGCTGGCGCGCACGGTGCCGCGCAGCACCGCGCCACCGGCGAGTTCGACGTCCTGCCGGGTCTCCCGTGCTGCCTGCACACTCACCGGCATCGCGGCGGGGCGGAACGCGGGGGCACTTCCGGCGAGGGTGTACTCGCCGGCCACCAACTCGTTGATGACGTACCCGCCTTCCCGCCCGCTGCGGGTGGAGGCGACGACCTCGCCGCGTACGTCGGTGAGGGTCACGGCCGCGTCGTGCACCGGCGTGCCGTCCGCGGTGACCACGGTCCCGGCCAGCCGTCCGGCGCCGCCGAGCACCACGTCGAGGTCGACGGGGCGCTCGCCGACGGTGACGCTGACGGCCTGCGGCTGGTGACCGCCCGCCGCCGCGATGAGGACGTACGAGCCGGATCCGGGCACGCTCAGCGCGTACCGCCCGTCCTCGCCGCTCGCACCGCGCCCGATCTGGCGTCCGGTGATGTCGATGAGGGTGAGTGCGGCGCGCGGCACGGTGGATCCGTCGTAGTGCTGGACGGTCCCGCAGACCGGGACGCCCGGGACGTACGCGGCTTCCGGGACTCGGGCGGCGGGC comes from the Streptomyces sp. NBC_01471 genome and includes:
- a CDS encoding DUF6204 family protein gives rise to the protein MAEPAEPHTYRVIVRGTWDGLTDTSRTRLLADVDDHGLTQMHFTEQGSLTYDKALKHFSFRYVVVSDAADGEEMAGAIAEDRAESALKELGHGFGPLRSTVTDMDTMKINRKGR
- a CDS encoding GNAT family protein, producing the protein MSDTIAYLASGPRVGVRPFSYEDAGEFTALVRESRELQQPWLAPPADQESYLVYARRLIEDPAKAGFLVCEREGDAAGRIAGFININNIVEAAFRSGALGYGAFAHAAGRGLMGEGLRLVMAYAFGPLGLHRLEANVQPANLASLALVRRAGFRLEGYSPDFLFIDGAWRDHERWAFTAEMTVR
- a CDS encoding LD-carboxypeptidase, whose product is MPSAAAPGPAPPGRTAPALVPLTRPARLRPGARVAVVSPSGPVPEERLTAGLAILRGWDLDPVVMPHVLDRHPRFGYLAGADEARARDLQTAWCDPGFSAVLCARGGYGAQRMADLVDWAAMRAAGPKVFVGYSDVTALHEAFAVRMGLATLHGPMTAALSFIENAETQESLRATLFEPDTVRTLGLGTARTLVPGRAAGVTFGGCVSLLAAELGTPHARPTGRGGLLLIEDIGEEGYRIDRILTQLLRSGLLDGVAGIALGSWEGCTPGDEVRAVLLDRLGGLGVPVAGEFGFGHCSTAQTMPLGVPAVLDAGAGTLTLDVPALV
- a CDS encoding prolyl oligopeptidase family serine peptidase, with protein sequence MTSTGAYGTWPSPIDAALAASQDGRPEFVGTVGEEVWWTAPRPAEGGRRALVRRREDGSEETALPAPWNVRSRVMEYGGQPWAGVARPSGGPLVVFVHFADQRLYAYEPDARGGTAQPRPLTPVSAVGGGLRWVDPAIHLDRGEVWCVLEEFTGGSPTDVRRVIAAVPLDGSAAGDRTAVRELSDGGHRFVTGARLSPDGRSAAWLGWDHPRMPWDGSDVMVADVTGDGRFEGARHFAGGPDESVAQVGWAADGRLLFASDRTGWWNLYRADQDGTAVALCPRDEEFGGPLWKVGQKWFEPLDDGLIAVVHGAGTTSLGVLDPETGELVDAPGPWSEWAPALSADGSRVVGLAAGPRSTFEIVELDTGTGHTRVIGAPHRDAVDPAYYPDPRSRTFTGPGGREIHAHIHPPHSPDRTAPDGELPPFVVWAHGGPTSRTPLVLDLEIAYFTSRGIGVAEVNYGGSTGYGREYRNRLRAQWGVVDVEDCAAVAGALADEGSADRARLAIRGGSAGGWTSAASLASSGVYACGTIMYPILDLTDWASEDGTHDFESQYLETLIGPFAEVPDRYRDRSPAQHADRVSAPFLLLQGLDDVICPPVQCERFLERMAGRGVPHAYLTFEGEGHGFRRADTMIRALEAELSLYAQTFGIERPDITALELNK
- a CDS encoding M20/M25/M40 family metallo-hydrolase, which encodes MADVNPMEAVPLDVRALDEVVDFTSELIRIDTTNRGGGDCRERPAAEYVAERLAGAGIEPTLLERTPGRTNVVARIPGTDPSADALLVHGHLDVVPAEPDDWSVHPFSGEIRDGVVWGRGAVDMKNMDAMVLAVVRAWAREGVRPRRDIVIAYTADEEASAIDGSGFLADHHAALFEGCTEGISESGAFTFHAGPDLPVYPIAAGERGTAWLKLTAHGRAGHGSKVNRDNAVSRLAAAVARIGEHEWPVRLTPTVRAALTEIAALHGIEVDTTDPDFDVDALLAKLGPSAALVEPTVRNSANPTMLDAGYKVNVIPGHATAYVDGRMLPGGEDEFRTTLDRLTGPDVDWEFDHGEVALQAPVDSPTYAKLRAAVEKFAPEGYVVPYCMSGGTDAKQFSRLGITGYGFSPLRLPIGFDYQALFHGVDERVPVDALHFGVRVLDHYLRTA
- a CDS encoding M55 family metallopeptidase, which gives rise to MKILISADMEGATGVTWPGDVLPGSAQWERCRSLFTSDVNAAALGFFDGGADEVLINEAHWSMRNLLIEQLDERVQMLTGRHKSLSMVEGVQHGDVDGIAFVGYHTGAGMEGVLAHTYLANSITGVWLNGVRASEGLLNAHVVAEYGVPVVLVTGDDLACADALGYAPGARTVAVKDHVSRYAAVCRTPARTASDIRSAAADATALAVRHEPVTGTAFTVELEFDAEHLVGAATVVPGVRRTAERRVAYTSETMYEGIRTFKAVTTLVSSAVEEQYG
- a CDS encoding MASE1 domain-containing protein — its product is MATALFAPDTRRPTVVAVQLLLVAAAYYGAARLGLLREVVVDGAVITPLWLPTGVALSALLYLGLRIWPGIAVGALLSIATINNTLTEPGVTIAAGNTLAPVCAFLLLRRVGFRPELDRLRDGVALVFLGAMVAMLVSASVGCGTLAATGKLPLRDFGPVWSAWWAGDAMGVLVATPVLLVLRRARLPRATDRWLEASALAVVAVVVTVVATRSTLALLFLVFPLLIWAALRFELPGSAPCACLASVLAVLAATGYNGPFSHRTLFEATANVAVFNGSVALTALLLSAIVTEQKNIRGKIELACLELADLVEQLAPGQVDILPPYDDGPG
- a CDS encoding class I SAM-dependent methyltransferase, producing MDVSSQYRKAWEGFWSATSDTPGEAIWDSDPSLTSVPHTELLLPYADTALPVVDLGCGNGTQTRYLSTVFARALGVDLSHAAIGHARRADTAGVAEFAQLDLVDADAVRDLSRRIGDTNVYMRAVIHQSEPEARPAVAAAVAALLGARGRAFVVELTPASKELLQKASEALGGPPGKLRRVIEHGLKPADASEEEVRELLLGAGLTVLASGDTALAQTEHLADGTRIDLPARWFVLAAAS
- a CDS encoding SpoIIE family protein phosphatase, with protein sequence MDVGVPPQRPDRRRDAAAGRVPLAVVVVDAEGLVSHWSTGARRLFGVPRQDAVGCAAGELLPVSGVLRREGERGPDGSYADFGPELDSSISGIVAYPSAGRARLDEPLHGRIDVLWWAYPLIGPDPGRLLVLAADAALLADGGEGGAPGTIAPAFALHTDFPGYRELAGRLPEILPNMSVREATGIVAQVLELGYPVVEFSRREQAPVTPDWGVPRHTPRGPAGDGPRDTPDASLAVRAAPRPELDLEYAAVRERLEFLNEASGRIGTSLDLERTIREVTSAAVPRFTDFAGTHLRAAVLAGEGFPDGPPDVTTVWHRVWVEHNDEPGRWDDTVPVGEAIAFPEHTPFFQCMVTGEPVLVRHVDEELSNRISGEFEKRDLRPLITHRSLLIVPLKARDVVLGFMVLMRRPGREPFDAMDRTTGAELAARAGLVLDNARMYTYQENVAETLQDSMLPTVEPRMAGCDIATRYLPGARLGRVGGDWFDSVKLPGSRTALVVGDVMGHGLNSAAMMGQLRTAVLTMATMEMPPAQLLRNLDDLAQRLGETYLATCLYAVYDPIRAELQIANAGHIPPVLVRAADGRAELLDLPTGAPIGVGGVAFETATVRVSPGDRLVLCTDGLVEVRGQDIGAGLAALCASAAHPAASMDDACDTIIRALNPSGGRKDDVALLMARVNGIPADDVAQWRLALDPREVARARRLVRGQLLDWGLPDAVGQAELMVSELVTNAVRHGRTHDVGLRLVRTAALLCEVSDDEPAPAVLLGASGDDESGRGLLVVSGLAREWGTSATAHGKTVWFEQTLTRMAHSGAGTG